Within Sphingomonas piscis, the genomic segment CCTGAAGAGACTTGGTCGACCGTCTCATCTCAGTGCGGCCATTCGACTTTGTCGCCAACCTTGATGCCTAGCTCGGCTGCTCGCCCGCCAGGGATTTCAAGGACGGCGATCACCGCCTCCGTCGAGACGACCGGCTCAAGCGATTGCGGCACAGCGTCTGCCCCGATCGTGGCGATGGTGCCATCCGGCCGGATGAAGATCATGTCGATCGGGATCAGCATATTCTTCATCCACAGGCTGACCGGCCGCGGCGGTTCGAACGGGAAAACCATGCCGTGATCGGCTGGCAGCAACTTGCGGAACATCAAGCCCTTTTCCTGTTCCTCGGGAGTGTCCGCTACCTCGACCGTGAAACGATGAGTCCTGCCGCTTGAAACGATGGTCAATGGCACGGTGCGATGTTCGGGCGCGGGCAGCTCCACGTTGGTCGCCTCGGAAGTTTGCTGATTGTTGCAGGCCCCCAGCGCGGCGGCAGACAGCAGGGCCGCCGTGATCAGGACGCCGTTCGAAGCTCCACCGCCGTGTGACCCTTGGCCGTCGGCGCGATCCGCGCCTCCAGCCGCTGCCCCGGCTGAAGCTCCCCCGTCGCCGCGTCGCGAACCGTTTCCATGTGAACGAAGATGTCCTCGTCCGGCGCACCCAGCCGCTGCACGAAGCCATAGCCCTTGACGCGATTGAACCACTTCACCTCCACCGCCTCGAACTCGCCCGCCGCATCGACGAGTGCCCGGCGGTTTGCCCGTTCCGGGCGGGGAAGGGAAGGCCTGGGTTCCGGCTCGGCCGCAGTCGCGAGGTCGATGCCGATCACCCGCTTCGCCTGGATGCCCCGCTCCATGACGACAGGGATGCATTCAACCGTGGCGCCCTCGGGCAGGCTCCGCCGGCCATGCTCGCGAAGCACGCTGAAGTGAATCAGGATGTCGCCGTCCATCTCGTCCGAAACCACGAACCCGAACCCGCGGGTCGCGTCGAACCATTTCACCCGCCCGGTGACCGGTGCGGGCTCGCCGTCAACTTCGTCCGTGTTCACTGCCAATCTGCTTGCCAAGCCGAGTCCTGCCATCGCGACGGATGCGCCTTAACATGGGTAAGTCTGTCGGCAAACCGACTATCAAACTCACTTACATGAAGTTGGCGAATAACTCACCCGCTTCGGGCTCCTGCCCTGGCGGAAGACGGAGGATCGCCTTGCTTACGGTCAGGTCGTGGCCGGCCCGGATCATCGATGCCAATGCCTTGTCAAAGCCTTTCGGATCGTGTGCCGTCGTCGCAAAAGGCCCGATCCTTCGCCGCCGCGCGAAGCGAAGCGCCGCCTCGATCCTTTCTTCCTCAGCCAACTCGCGTGCCTCGGCCCCGTCTTCCTCGCCGACCCCGGCAAGGCGAAGCGATTGCACCACCCGCGACTTGCCATAGCCGCGGCCCGTCAGTGAGCGGCTTTTGGCCAGTGCGTAAGCCGCATCGTCGACGTAGCCACTCCGCCGGAAACGGTCGGCGATCGCCTCCAGCTCGGGCGAACCCTCGCCTGCCCAGCCGCGCTCCTGCACCTTGCGGCGAAGATAATCCAGCAGCTTCGCGCGCGTCGTTGCGAAGCGCCCGACGTAGCGCAGCGCCATCTCCTCGAGCTTGGCGGAATTGAGCGGGGGACGCTCCCGGCGAGGCTTTGGGGCAGGCATCGGCCCTTTTTGTGCCACACTCACCCGTCACACGAAATGGGCCGTGAACGATGGTTAACGTGCGGCACTGCGTATCGCAAAAGAGAGAGGAAGCGGGTGCTCGACCGCACGATGGACATTCAGGCAACGCTTGCACCCCCGGCGCAACTGCGACCCTCGACGATCTTCCACGGCGGACGGCGGATTTCGGCACCCTCGCCGAGGCGCTCGACTATGCGGCTAACGGCAAGCGCGGCATGAATTTCCATGATGCCCGCGGTACGCTGGTTCGCCCTTATCCCTATTCGCAACTTCGTTCGGACGCGCAGGATCTCTCCGGCCGCCTTGCCGCGCTGGGGATCGGAAAGGGCGACCGCGTTGCCTTGATCGCCGAGACCGGACCTGAATTCGCGGCATGCTTCTTCGCTGCCATCTATCTCGGCGCGTGGCCGGTTCCGCTGCCGCTTCCGACCAGCTTCGGCGGCCGTGAGGCCTATGTCGAGCAGTTGAAGGTGATGATGACCAGCAGCGATCCCAAGCTGCTGATCTACCCGCCGGAATTGGCCGAGTTCGCTGAGGATGCCGCAGCGCAGCTCGGCGTCGACGCCCGCGCCTGGGACAGCTTGCCGGAAGCTCCTGCCGTCGAAGCGACGCCGGGCACCGCCGACGACGTTGCCTACCTTCAATATTCCAGCGGCTCGACCCGCTTCCCGCACGGCGTTGCGGTGACTCATCGTCAATTGCTGTCCAACCTTCGCGCCCACGGCATCGGCCTTCAGGTGCAGGACGACGACCGCTGCATCTCCTGGCTACCCTGGTACCACGACATGGGCCTCGTCGGATGCATGCTCTCGCCCGTCTCTCTGCAGATTTCGGCCGACTATCTGAAGACGGAGGACTTCGCCCGCCGTCCGCTCGCCTGGCTCGACATGATCAGCCGCAATCCGGGCAGCAGCGTCTCATATTCACCGACCTTCGGCTACGACATCTGCTCGCGCCGCATGAGCTCGCAGACCCGCGCCGCCGATCGCTTCGACCTGTCGCGCTGGCGGATCGCCGGCAACGGTGCCGACATGATCCGCCCCGACGTGATGCAGGCTTTCGTCGACAGCTTCGCCGAAGCGGGCTTCAAGGCCGGCGCCTTCTGTCCCAGCTACGGCCTTGCCGAGGCGACGCTGGCCGTCTCCTTGATGCCGCCGGGCGAAGGCATTCGACTGGAGCTGGTGGACGAAGCCGAATTATCGGGCGTCCCTGCCGATGAGGGCAAGCCCAAGCGTTACCGCGCCATCGTCAACTGCGGCCGTGCCGTGGAAGGCATGGAGATCGAAATCCGCGGCCCGGGCGGCGACATTCTGCCCGACCGCTCGATCGGCAAGGTGTTCGTGCGCGGCACCTCCGTCATGGTCGGCTACTACCGCGACGAGGAATCCACCAAGGCTTGCCTGTCCGAGGATCGTTGGCTCGACACCGGCGATATGGGCTACATGTCGAACGGCTACATCTTCATCGTCGGCCGCGCCAAGGACATGATCATCATCAACGGCAAGAATCATTGGCCGCAGGACATCGAATGGGCGGTGGAACAGCTGCCCGGCTTCAAGTCCGGCGACATTGCCGCCTTCGCCATCACCGGCCCGTCCGGCGAGGAAACGCCTGCCGTTCTCGTCCACTGCCGGGTGTCCGATCCGGAGGAACGTGGGCGTCTGCGCGACGACATCAAGGAACGCATCCGGGCCATTACCGGCATCACGCCGGTGGTCGAGTTGGTTCCGCCACGCACCCTGCCCCGCACCTCCTCGGGCAAGCTCTCGCGCACCAAAGCGCGCAACCTCTACCTAACCGGCGAAATCGTCCCCTACGACATCGCTGCGTAGCCGCGGAGCGCAGCGAAGCGATTGTGCAGCGATCGTTAGCAGCGCGACGGCAAACGCCGCCGGCGGGTCGCTTGCGAGCCCGTTTCGACGTCACGAAACTTGCCTCCGTGACGGCCTCAGGTGGATTTGCCCCACACCCGACGCGCCAGCGCAAGCGCAGCACACCCGGCCACGAACGACAGCAAGGTGATCGGCGGCATACCGCCCGGCCACTTGGCGGGTTCGATCCAATTGTGGAGACCAGTCACACCGGCGTGAAAACCAGATGCCGCCGCAATCGCCCCCAGGGCGAGGGCGCGTCCGCGATACGTCAGGGTGCCCGACTTCCGTGCCCCGATCTCCATCCCTACCGCCGCCGCCGCGCCCGCCAGCAGCGACAGTCCCGCGGCAAAGCTCATCTTCGGCCCAACGAAGAAACCGGGGAAATAGCCCGGCTCCAGAATCGCCAGCGACACCGCAACGTGCAGCAGCACGCCGCCTCCTGCCCATGCAAGCAACCGCCTTGGGCTCCGCCCCGCCACCATGGCCTGCACGCCCGCAAGGATCAGCAGCAGCGCCGACAGGCCCACGGCCTTGTTGACGATCAAGCTTGGCCAATCCGCCCACGGCACGCCTTTGAAGACGTTGTAGCGAACCGTTGCATAAACGAGCGACGCGGCGGAGAGCGCGGCAACGATCCGGAGATCGCGCCGTGCTTCCCCCCTGTCCGCGGACTCCTTGACCCGCAGAAGCTCGCCGACCGCGTTCACTGGCCGCCTGCCGCCGCGATGCCCCCAAGCACCTTGACCCGCTCGAGCGGCACCGGCTCGGACGTCGTCTTCGCTTCCGATGTCGAGATCGAGTGCGCGAACAAGAGGTCGCCCGAGTGGCCGTCGCGGAACTCGAAGATCACCTGCGGTTCCGGATAGGCGATCCAGCGGTCGCGGCCCGCCTTGTCCGGGATGTTGAAAGCGTTGTTGACCCGGACGATCGTATAGACCGGCCAACCCTTGCCGTTCGCCTGCGAGCTGCTGCCGCCGCTGTCGTTGCGATATTGGTTGCTCGCCCACAGCACGTTCACCTTTCGGTCGCCGCTATTGTACCAGCCGCTGGGCGGAGAGCCGCCGGCGTCGCCGATCCGGTGGTTGTTGCTGGTGTGCGGGCCGCTGGCGACATCGTAGACCCCCGGCGCGACACGCGCGACGAAGCTCTTGTGCAGGTCGCCCGTCAGGAAGATGACCGGTTTGCCGAGCGACTGCGCGAGGTTCAGCAGTTCCGCCCGCTCGTGCAAATGCGCTGTCCAGCCATCGTCCTTGGACGCACCGCCCGACCCTTGCCCGTACCAGGCGCCATTGTCGTGCGGCACGGCAAGGTTCACCGACGATACGATGAAGATGAAGTCCGCGTCGCTGCCCTTGAGATTGTCGAACAGCCATTTCTTCTGATCCGCACCGATCATGGTCGTCTTCGGATCGGAAAGGTTGTTCTTGTCGTGCAGGCTCCGCTCCGACCGGGCATCGAGCAGGTAGAAATCGGCGTTGGACACCCGGAACTTGGAATAAAGATTGGTGCCGATGCTGTAGCGGACCTTCTCGCTTACCGTGAATGACGGCTCGATCTGTACCCGATGCCGGTCGAGCACCTTCGCGATCCGGTACACGCCCGTGTTCCCGAAGCCCCAGAGCACGTGGAGATTGTTGGTCTTCGCCGGATCCAGCTTCGTGAAGTCCGCCGAGCGGTCCGTCAGGATATTGCTGCCGGCCTTGATGTCCGTCTGCCCGAAGTGCGGATCGCGCTGATTGCCGATGTCCGGGTTGCTCCAGCCGACGTAATCGCGCCACGCATGGAGCGCCGGGTCGCGAAAGACGGCGCGCTCCACCTCGTTGCTGAC encodes:
- a CDS encoding DUF192 domain-containing protein encodes the protein MELPAPEHRTVPLTIVSSGRTHRFTVEVADTPEEQEKGLMFRKLLPADHGMVFPFEPPRPVSLWMKNMLIPIDMIFIRPDGTIATIGADAVPQSLEPVVSTEAVIAVLEIPGGRAAELGIKVGDKVEWPH
- a CDS encoding regulatory protein RecX, coding for MPAPKPRRERPPLNSAKLEEMALRYVGRFATTRAKLLDYLRRKVQERGWAGEGSPELEAIADRFRRSGYVDDAAYALAKSRSLTGRGYGKSRVVQSLRLAGVGEEDGAEARELAEEERIEAALRFARRRRIGPFATTAHDPKGFDKALASMIRAGHDLTVSKAILRLPPGQEPEAGELFANFM
- a CDS encoding alkaline phosphatase D family protein, which codes for MVDGRHADTRVGGKVNSFLTLPSSEAFRDPALNPKGAFNFAFEIGTGNNQSQNPVPGTYGRILSELKDKILFQIQNGDWIYEVGRDKTEAQWAAENGVAKQPKVTQLARGVAGVWQNYKEYLKNDNLANFYREVPLFVTLDDHEILNDVTGSGEIGYRLDARGKPFQENIRADSVSNEVERAVFRDPALHAWRDYVGWSNPDIGNQRDPHFGQTDIKAGSNILTDRSADFTKLDPAKTNNLHVLWGFGNTGVYRIAKVLDRHRVQIEPSFTVSEKVRYSIGTNLYSKFRVSNADFYLLDARSERSLHDKNNLSDPKTTMIGADQKKWLFDNLKGSDADFIFIVSSVNLAVPHDNGAWYGQGSGGASKDDGWTAHLHERAELLNLAQSLGKPVIFLTGDLHKSFVARVAPGVYDVASGPHTSNNHRIGDAGGSPPSGWYNSGDRKVNVLWASNQYRNDSGGSSSQANGKGWPVYTIVRVNNAFNIPDKAGRDRWIAYPEPQVIFEFRDGHSGDLLFAHSISTSEAKTTSEPVPLERVKVLGGIAAAGGQ
- a CDS encoding fatty acyl-AMP ligase codes for the protein MVNVRHCVSQKREEAGARPHDGHSGNACTPGATATLDDLPRRTADFGTLAEALDYAANGKRGMNFHDARGTLVRPYPYSQLRSDAQDLSGRLAALGIGKGDRVALIAETGPEFAACFFAAIYLGAWPVPLPLPTSFGGREAYVEQLKVMMTSSDPKLLIYPPELAEFAEDAAAQLGVDARAWDSLPEAPAVEATPGTADDVAYLQYSSGSTRFPHGVAVTHRQLLSNLRAHGIGLQVQDDDRCISWLPWYHDMGLVGCMLSPVSLQISADYLKTEDFARRPLAWLDMISRNPGSSVSYSPTFGYDICSRRMSSQTRAADRFDLSRWRIAGNGADMIRPDVMQAFVDSFAEAGFKAGAFCPSYGLAEATLAVSLMPPGEGIRLELVDEAELSGVPADEGKPKRYRAIVNCGRAVEGMEIEIRGPGGDILPDRSIGKVFVRGTSVMVGYYRDEESTKACLSEDRWLDTGDMGYMSNGYIFIVGRAKDMIIINGKNHWPQDIEWAVEQLPGFKSGDIAAFAITGPSGEETPAVLVHCRVSDPEERGRLRDDIKERIRAITGITPVVELVPPRTLPRTSSGKLSRTKARNLYLTGEIVPYDIAA
- a CDS encoding cold-shock protein, producing MNTDEVDGEPAPVTGRVKWFDATRGFGFVVSDEMDGDILIHFSVLREHGRRSLPEGATVECIPVVMERGIQAKRVIGIDLATAAEPEPRPSLPRPERANRRALVDAAGEFEAVEVKWFNRVKGYGFVQRLGAPDEDIFVHMETVRDAATGELQPGQRLEARIAPTAKGHTAVELRTAS